ctccacgTCATCTCCGCGTCCTCTCTCACCTTGCCTCATTGTCATTACAGCTCGCCGGCTCCCCATTCACAGGCGGCAATTGCTGGGTGCATAATAACACCTCTATATTTACGCCGTCTTTGCGATGTGTAGATTACAGCTCTCCTATACCTGAGGGGATGATTAATTTTGTTATTGCATCTCCATATTGACTTTATTCCCTCtcgtacttctctctctctctctctctctctctctctctctctctctctctctctctctctctctctctctctctctctctcctctctctctctcagaacccTCCTTCGGTCACCAACTCACTACCCGACGATGGAATTCAATAAAGTTGTGAATATTTGGTGTGGTTTTTTGGCTtcgctttctttcattctttttttttttttttgtcccttgaatatttttttattcttctttctttcattttatttctctctctctctctctctctctctctctctctctctctctctctctccgtctctctctctctctctctctctctctctctctctctctctctctctctctctctctctctctctctcacgaaaacTACCACCTTATCCAACGCGAAATCATGAATATTtgggagtattttttttttatcattcttctcttcctttaattttttctctcctctctctctctctctctctctctctctctctctctctctctctctctctctctctctctctctctctctctcttgaatattTGTAggctttttcatcattattcatctttttcattcaattttctccctctctcaccccagAACTGATCCACCTAGCGGAGAGTCAGCCCTGGTGTGTAGCGGAGAGCATGGACGGGCGCAGAAAGGTCTTGGCGTGATGCTTACCTCCTTCTTCCTGGTGGCTCAGGTGGCCGGAGTGGGCCTGCTGGCTCTCCCGTGGGCTATCGCGCAAACAGGTGAGCAAAGACGATAAGATTGCTCGAGTATACCTGTGTTCATTGCGTTCCTTATGTGTTCTGAATTAGGTAAAGGGGTACGTGAGAGAATTTCTTTGTTAGAGTATCACTGGCCTAGGACAacaaaaggagtgaaaaaaaaaagggggctcTCAAAGATGTCAGTCtctaaagaaaggtcaaaaggatcacTCAAAATTGtaggagtgtcttgaaacctccctccttaaagagaataatagaggaggaaagaagggggaaatGCAGTATACAGTaattgagagtgtgtgtgtgtttgtgtgtgtgtcgccgctttttttccttcccttctcactttcttatgctgtcaaaatacttcatcagttttccttttttttccccccttttttcatGCAATTCTTATATCAGGTTAAAATTTTCGTAATAGTACACATGGGTTTCTCGCGTATTCTGACAGGGTACAGGATGCGTGAGGTGCGGTGTGTCGGGGATGAGGGTACTGAGTGTGGCTTTCCTggtaatggaggagggaagaagggggtgCAGGAAATTGCGTGTGAGGTGCGGGAAATAGATAGATGAGGGTAGCTGACATGAGCGAAggaaggctgggaagggaggaaagatgaatgagagagagagagagagagagagagagagagagagagagagagagagagagagagagagagagagaagagggggatgcTTTTAAAAGATAAATTTATATAGAAGATACAGTATTGACCTGAGTGATTGAGGAGAATAGAGGGAAAAGGAATattgagttagagagagagagagagagagagagcatagtgTGGGTAAGAATAAAGGACCATAGCAACgtacctccctttcctccctccctccctctcgccctccctcccctcttttctccccttccccccatatCCAGTTCTATCTCTGAAGGACTCTGCTTACGTGttcctcttcccatctccccACATCCCCCTCcctattctccctccctcctatcacTCCTGCATCTCcctatctttcctctctttactttGTTCTCATGTCTCCTTTCTTGCTCCCCATCtttatttcttcgtcttttttttccagtttttgtttatctgtgtctcttctctcttcatattttctttactttcattcatttccagtacttcagttttctctctctctttctctctctctctctctctctctctctctctctctctctctctctctctctctctctctctccagtggtcTAGATTTCTGTGATTTCAGtgcgtatgttttttttttttttcttctcttatttatcaCGTCTTCTGTGGACTCCTCCGGCTTTTCAACATTCtttattacttcctcctcctcctcctcctcctcctcctcctcctcctcctcctcctcctcctcctcctcctcctcctcctcctcctcctttcttctccagtcGGCGTGGATCTGTATAGGAATTACTTTACGAGGGAAAATAACATAGTTTGAAGCAGCCAAtagtttttccctcctcctcctcctccttctccttcatcgtCTCCTTTCTCGTTCTACATTCTTATCTTTACTTCTCCAAAAATTTCGTCTTGTAAAGAATTTCTAATAATAGTAGAGATATGAagcaaaaatagtagtagtagtagtagttgttgtagtagtagtagtagtagttgttgttgtagtagtagtagtagtagtagtagtagtagtagtagtagtaactgttgttgttgttgatgtgaatttagaaaaaaaattgttgttttGAGAAGGAAATTAGAAAACAACGTAATTTGGTGCTTTCCAATACCCGACTGtcttttgttatctctctctctctctctctctctctctctctctctctctctctctctctctctctctctctctctctcttctctctctctctctctctctttaaaaacacttttaaacacTTCATTATATATGATTTGTCTTATATAAATGTATTtttgaaaagataaacaaatgagacaaatagctctttccaagCTATAGAAGCTTTATGGGCAATGCTATAGAAAAATTATTTaacatatggaaaaaaaagaaaatgttacatCCATTAACATTATAAGTGCATACGTAGATATGTGCATGTAAACAAATACACATAAAGTTCAACTGAAACTTTCTCATATCCAAGCAGTAAATTAcaacagataataataatgatagatattaataataataataataataataataataataattataataataataataatatagataatagtaataataataatttagtgatgatgatgatgatgataataatgataataataataataataataataataataataataataataataataataataataataataataataataataataatgtgaaataatgGTAACAGTAAATATAAGACATTCATAATCCTAACTTTACAACATCAGCTTACTGGAATGTAAGATTCAGTAGTAGTGTATCACATGTCTTCTTAAATTTTTTCTCAAATAAAGGTAGCCTGATGGATTGTCTGATATTAAGTGGCAcatctttccatatttttgtcCTAAGTACAGCAGTGAATGTTTGAACAGGGTTGGTTTGTGTCTGGGGATATTCAGTGAATGTTGTTTACGGGTTTGGTAACAGTGTATAGGTTTGTGTGTTGTAGTTATTagaatttattgttttgtacATATAAGATGCAGTGTTCACCTTAGATAAATCGGCAAGGTTCAAGATATTTAATGTTTTAAATAATGGGTGTGTGTTTTCCATTAAAATTACTGTTGGTTATTATTCTgacaactattttttttgtaatatattaaGTTGATACAGATGACACGGGTAAGTATAGGACCAGATAGGGTTACAATAATTAAGTTGTGGATAAATGTGAGCATAATATAAACATTTAAGAACCTTAATTGCGGCAAAATGTCTTGCTTTGAGGAGTGGGATGGTTCTTGATATCTTTAAACGTAGATTAGACAAGTGGTGCTTGAAGTTAAATTTTTTGTCAAAAGTTATTCCAAGGAATTTTATCTGATTTACCTGTAGAATATCACTGTTTAGTATACTTAGGTTTGGAAGTGGTTGGTTGGTGGTAATGTTTTTAGAAAATAGCATGTAGTAGGTTTTATTAGTATTAACTTTGAGTCGGTTTGCTAGGCACCAGGTAGAAAATTATTTAAGTTCTGTATTGGCCATATAAATTAAATCTGTTGGTTTTTTCTCCAATCAAATAAAATGGAGAATCGTCTGCAAATAATATAGTGTGCAGTGTATCTGATACATTGAAAATATCATTGATATATAAAAGGAATAGTATGCTTCCCAGTATGCTTCCTTGGGGTACTCCTACGTATACCGGTTTGGTTGGGGATAAGTTATTGTTAAAAACTGTATACTGGTTGTCTGTTATTTAGATAGACCAGAACCAGTCATGGATACATCCACGAATACCATAGTGGTACATTTTATCTAGGAGAATATGAGGTTGCACTGTGTCAAAAACCTTACGGAAGTCTATAAAAATGGATAGGATAGATTTGCTTTTATTCAGTGCTATATGAAGGTCAGACGTAAAGGTATTATGGCATCGAAAGTGCTGAAGCCTGGTTTGAAACCAAATTgtctatttaaaattttcatcttgtttaaaaaatatatatatatattaaatggtTTTTCATTAATGATTCAAATATCTTCGAAAAATTAGATAGCAtagagatgggtctgtagtttgATACATCTGTTTTACTACCTGAATTATAAATGGGGATGATTTTACCAAGTTTCAAATTGTCAGGGAaggttcctgtgttctctctctctctctctctctctctctctctctctctctctctctctctctctctctctctctctctctctctctctctctctctctctctctctctctctctctctctctctctctctctcaaccatccTCCTCACCCTACACCACCCCCCTCACCCtacaccaccctctctctcgcAGGCTGGGGTGGGCTGGGGCTGCTGACTGGCCTGGGAGTGTGCGTGGGCGTGTGTGGGGTTCACCTAGGCACGTGCTGGGTCATCCTGGAGGAGCGGTGGCCGGAGTACCAGAGGGCGTGTCGGAAGCCTTACCCTGCCATGGCCCTACGCACCCTTGGCAAGCCCGGCTGGTGggtacccgtgtgtgtgtgtgtgtgtgtgtgtgtgtgtcttttgtttgttttaggtGTGAGCTACACAGTTAATGTTTTAGTTgatatttctttcatatttccattatttgtttgtgtattgctggtttgtttattattattattattgttattattattattgttattattattattattattattattattattattattattattatcatcatcatcattgtatcTTGCTACGTTTCCAATTTGCAGGTGGCTGTTATGATGATGGTCTGCGGTTTTGTTTTACGCGTTTTACGTTTGCGCTTTGTATATTTTCTGTCTTATACATCACGTTTGTTTGGAATTTTATGTCAGTGCTGAACGATGTGATTAATAAGTTAACTATCTGTGTACCTGTCCATGTGTGTTGATTTCATAAGggagttatctctctctctctctctctctctctctctctctctctctctctctctctctctctctctctctctctctctctctctctctctctctctctctctgtcgcaaTATTCTCCCAGATGACTGACAAGATAAACCATCTCGCTATTTCATATTCTCCCCTCCataacctcctcttccatcctctctctcacgTATCTTACTcgttcatcatcgtcatcgccaTCCCTTCTGCTGCTACTCTCCTCCTGCTACTTTCCTaaccctcctttacttctttctctctgtataactttctcttttccttcacttctgctTTACATTCCATCGTATCTTTAAGCTCTCCTCTCATTCCATTAACGTCTTACTTTACGTCATCCCTTTCTGTGCATCTTTTCAACATTTTATCCAGCTGCACCTTTTTGCAACTACTGTACATCTTTCTGTTCTCCTGCAACGTTCTCCTCACTCACACACGTTCCTGTCCTGCCGCCTAACATCTTTACCTTATCAGCTTCCCTTCGATTTCTTGTtgcagtttttttccttcttgcatcTTCTGTTAGCTTCTTGACTGCTAATGACACCGTAACTCGTATTTCTTTTTAGTAACCCCATATGAGTTGAGTTTATTTTTCCGACTATAAGTTAAAacactatactttttttttatttctcatttattaattttgctgtCGGTAATTCTTCGTAATATAATATAAACCTTGCATTAGAATATCATATCACGCTTGAGTAGAAACCACACCAGTAAAAGATTCAAAGTTGTAACTCTCTGTGCGCCTTTTCCTACACCTTCCTTTTATTGTATTCCTCGTCTCCTTTTAGCTTAGCACACACCCATTTGCTGCCCCTTTTCACTCACAGGCTCCTACACGGCACCTTATGATCCTCTTGTTACACTGACACGCAATCAGTTAAGTagtcgtcttttcctcctctattaaCACCTGTACCTGCCTCTCCACCTGCCTCTCTTCACCCTCAGGTAAATCGTCATGGTGCAGTGTCTCATGACCTtattcagtcaatcaattaggtagttgtctttttctcctctcctaacACCTGTACCTGCCTGTCTTCACCATCAGGTACATCGTGAACACAGTGCAGTGTGTCACTCTCTTCGGCGTGTCCATCGTGACCATTCTCCTGTCAGCTGAGATCGTGGAGTCTGTGCTGATGCCACTGCTGCCCAACGTGACGGTGTGCACGTGGCTGGTGGTGTGCGGCGTGGTGCTGGTGCCTCTCTCCTGGCTGGGTACGCCGAAGGAGTTTTGGTGAGTGTAAAGGCCCTTATtatgaaacgttttgctctctctctctctctctctctctctctctctctctctctctctctctctctctctctctctctctctctctctctctctctcatgcgtcACTTTTCCCcaagtttttcctcctttcccttcctaatCATGTACACAAGTCTCCTTCCTGCCATACGCTGATCTTATTTCTGCCTTTCCTTTGATGTGTTCTGCTGGCTGCCTCTGATGTCCCCATGGTGGAGGGGAAAAATTGAGTTTTGTACCTACGCCAagtgcccgtgtgtgtgtgtgtgtgtgtgtgtgtgtgtgtgtgtgtgtgtgtgtgaaggctgaTATCGGAACCATTACCATGGTATGCTTACGTGAGATAAAGATGCTTGAGGTGCGTCACTTTTGCATCatattcacctcctcctcctcctcttccttctcttcccccctgTCCAgctccatctcttccctccctgtttccctccccttctctcctccctccgccACTTTCTCTGCCATCTAGTACCTCCTTTGtaattttaccttcctcctcctcctcctaatcctcctcctcctcccactcccccttcctttcccctctttttgtAACCAGAGCTACGCCACTTCTCTCCCTTGTAAGgtcaattttcttcctctcctactgcgttgttcctcctcttccacgatGTTCAGTGCTATTTACTCTCCTTTGTAATCTTGCCTTCTTCctattctattcttccttcttcctttatcagTCCTGCCTACTCCCCTTGCACTCTCTCGCTGATCCTTTTAGTCACTCTCATTCTCCCATTCTTCCAGTAAAGTATAATAGAACCCAGCATCTCGTAACATTGCTTCTCACAAGGTCACTGATCAAAGTAATTCACGTGACATAAGTACCTACCttgcttatgtttttttttttttttcttatatctttgTTATCTTTGCGTCCGTGGTGTGTTGTAAAGTTCATCATTTCATCATTTGGTTTGTTTACGGCTGCTGTTATTACCTTCGTTATTATAATGTGTCTTGTATCATCTGTAATTCCTTTTTCgacttgctttttattttatttatttttttctttttcataatagTTATCCTTGCAAAAGATTTTATTCATGAGGTTGATAATTTCACCATTCATCTGTTTACCTGTTGTTACCTCCCTGGTTATTGCTACGCCCATGCATTTACCTGCCATTGGTACACTTgttataaaaaaggaaagtgtCTCCTATATCAACAGTAACTTCTtattcaatattatttttttcttaatggatCTTAGTCATAAATTGTTAAAATTCATCATTCCACCCTCCATGTACGCGCCATTTACCTGTTATTACTACACCCAATGTGAAAAATTAAAGTGTCTCCCGTGTCCCTCAGGCATGTGTCCGTGCTGGccctggtggcggcggtggcggcagtggtggtggtgattattaaGATCTTGCTCGAGCCGCTGGCGCCGGGGGACGCTGCACGCCGTGCCCACCGTCCAGTCCTTCTTCCTGGGCTTCGGCGCCATCATGTTCTCCTTTGGCGGCGCCATCGTCTTCCCCACCATCCAGAACGACATGTCTGACCGCACCAAATTCCCGCTCGCCATCGTGGTGTCCTTCTgtggtgagtctctctctctctctctctctctctctctctctctctctctctctctctctctctctctctctctcgtagccaCGTTGATAAGGCCGTGAAGCTAAATGTGTAGGAAAAGGTGAGACTTAGGTGTTGCGGTTATGATGCAGCTGTGTGGGTCTGGTGCGTCTTGCTTATGTCATCCAGACCTATCACCGAGCGGCGCGCCATCCCACGTCCCGCACGTGCCCTGCCTCCACCACACTCCCATTGGAGGCGACCGACGGctgacagaaaaggaaaacgaaaaaatatcTCACTGGCGAcacatttatctctttcttcaaaCACGAGCTTTTACGCGGAATAACCTGAAATTTATGCACTACATTCATGCGAGCATTCAGGACAGAGCggaattttgtgtgtgtatacgtatgTTAGTGTGTGCTTGTGAATAGGAATGTTCTTtgatcttatttttctctttttattttcatcaacGTGATTTATTTTCTGCTGCTGTTGGACCGAACTGGTGTAGTGTAGGTCATGTGACGCCATTGAGGGTCACGACTAGGTGCAGCAAGGTAAGGTGGAGTGGTGTAGGACCGGATGACGATTTGAGGGCGATGGAGCGGGGCAGAGCTTTGTGGAAacgggggtgggggtgaggatagcgagatatggagatgggagaAACATTCTAAGATCAAATGCTGAGATCtagtggagagggaaagagcgTGACGAGGTAGAGTAGGCCAGAGTTTGACTGGGGGAAAGCAGGGCGGTATTAGAAGAGACAGGTGAAGGCGGGGTTGGACAGCAGAGTGGATGGCTGCTACTAACTTCTGTCCCGCGAGGTTCCAGTATATTCCTGTgcgtgtgtaaaaaaaaaaaatgtgctccTGACTTTGAATAATTCAGTAAAGATAAAAGTGTTTCGAACAAGCAGAGTATCGCCTGACGTCACCATGGCAAGTAAGGTCTACATATTTGAGATGTCTCAGGGGAAAGGTGTTAAAATTTGCGGCGGGCGACCAGGTACGagtatgataatagtaataatggtaatacaCTCATATACGATTCatagttttctttactttccatttctgttatcttcatttatttgtttgtttatctgtttatttgtctatttattaatctatttaattgtttattgtgtgtgtgtgtgtgtgtgtgtgtgtgtgtgtgtgtgtgtgtgtgtgagactatGCTCCTCCAACACCTTGCAGCGCATCCCCCCCCCCAGTATCCTTGTCTTTTGCTAATTATGTACATTATCAATTCACATGTATTTTTCAACGGTTCTGtcgttactttttctttttttccttcacgttATTACTCGTAGCCTTCCTCTGCTCTTTCTACACGCACTTCTTCATTCATCTGTCCTTTACCAACCGCATAATATTCATTATCTTCTATTCCTTCAACTTCTTCCATAGAGCAATACACATGATCACCTTCTTCTACGCCTCCTTCAAATCTCCACTGCCGTTACATCCACACATTCATCTAAATCTCATTGCCTCCATTCTTCCACTTCCACCTGTCTACTTACTCCCTTCTATATCTTTCACTTTTCACACTCCACCTGTACTGCATCTCTCCACCTCTCACTTTTTCTGtcttatgttattttcttattcttatttctcttcttgcGTCTGGCCACTCTTCACACCGCGTAAGTCCTTCTTTATACTTCACTAATTATTAGATTTCCTATCATACACGCGTCTTCTCTATCTAATTCTCTAATCTTTACCTTCCCTCCGTCACATGCAgcctccatcctttcttcacacCACACTTCTACCACCTCCCTACAGTACCTCTCTGAtttactcccttcctcctcctctatacaTCTTTCTTACGTAATTTCCGTgtccttacctctcctctctcacttacaGCCTTCTTGTTTGCacctattctttcttcatacCATACCTGCCTTTCTTCTTTGCACCATCTCTGATTAATCCATATATCCCAACTCCTCTATACGTCTCCCTTACGTAACTCTATCTTCTGTTTTTCCCACGCCTACAGCCTTCTTGATCTtcctcgctctctcaccacagtaCTTCTTTCAATACCTCTCTCCTTGTTACATATATTCTATCTTTTCCATACGTCTTCCTTATCTAATTCTCTTTGCCGTACGTAATAATCTCCCTCTTCtcaccactattttttttatacctctCGTCACTGCATTCTATCCCTTCTGCACGTCTTCATTATCTAATTCCTtatccttcacctctctttGCAATACATACAGCCTTCTTAATCTTGTACATGCATGTCTGTTTGTCACCGTGCTGTACTTCCCTCAATTACCTTACTGGTTACTGCATTCTGTCTTCTATGTGTGTCTAGTCTATCTTAATTCGTAcctatacttctcttcctctcacctgcaGCCTTCTCGATTTTGTACATGCTGTTTCTTCACACCACAGTACTTCTTTCCATTGCTTCTCTGATtattacattctttcttctttgtgtgtctAGCCAATCCACCTCACGTGTCCTCACCTCTCCTGCTTCCTCACCCACATCTCTCTTGATTTTCCCTCTCCACTTGTCCTACATCTCCCCACGACCTCTCTGACTATTCCATAATATATTCCATCTCCTCAGCACCTTGCCTATCTAACTCGTGTATCCcaacctctcctccctcaccaatAGCTCAGTAGATCTTTACTTGTCCTACTTCTCCCCACGACCTCTCTGGTTTCTCCATGTATTCCATCTCCTTCGTACGTCTTGTCCTTACCTTTGTCTCTCCTGCCCTCATCCACAGCTTTCTTAGTCTTGTAACTGCTCTTTCTTCACACCACACTCGTCTTGCCTGGTTATTGCATACTATATTCAATTTATTTACCCATCTTGCTTCTATAActcctttactttacttttctttccctcagcaacagctttcttgttcttccttcttcacaccACACCTCTCTTATTACTCCATTATATTCCATTCCCTTTACACGTCTTGCCTGCCAAACTCACGTGTCCTtacctcatctcacctctcctccctcccctgcagCTCTCCTCGTGTTGTACCTGCCCGTTGCCGCGCTCGGGTACATGCAGTTCGGCACGTATGTGGACACGAACATCCTGCTGATGGTGCATGGCCCGTCTGTcacggtggtggaggtgctcATGCTGCTCAACAACCTTTTCACCTACGTACTCATCATGAATCCACTCTCCCAGTCCCTAGAGGAGGCCGTCAACCTTCCTACCAGTGAGTGTTTCCTGGGtttccgttttctatgtaaTCTGTGTAacttaaattttctttcttttcgcgttttctttgtcttttttttaatctcttccaTTTAacttgatttatttttgttctcgttttctttgtgaattttcattttccgttttctattttt
This genomic interval from Scylla paramamosain isolate STU-SP2022 chromosome 7, ASM3559412v1, whole genome shotgun sequence contains the following:
- the LOC135102471 gene encoding LOW QUALITY PROTEIN: uncharacterized protein LOC135102471 (The sequence of the model RefSeq protein was modified relative to this genomic sequence to represent the inferred CDS: deleted 1 base in 1 codon); this encodes MKQWPQEETFDASLSYLSLTPRPTHSPSAMVLSPGKITEKTGLLSGLWRKGKNSDSPTVNPPPHYGGTDPPSGESALVCSGEHGRAQKGLGVMLTSFFLVAQVAGVGLLALPWAIAQTGWGGLGLLTGLGVCVGVCGVHLGTCWVILEERWPEYQRACRKPYPAMALRTLGKPGWYIVNTVQCVTLFGVSIVTILLSAEIVESVLMPLLPNVTVCTWLVVCGVVLVPLSWLGTPKEFWHVSVLALVAAVAAVVVVIIKILLEPLAPGDAARRAHRPVLLPGLRAIMFSFGGAIVFPTIQNDMSDRTKFPLAIVVSFCALLVLYLPVAALGYMQFGTYVDTNILLMVHGPSVTVVEVLMLLNNLFTYVLIMNPLSQSLEEAVNLPTRFGWRRCILRTSLVVIGVLVGLAVKNFGRILNLIGSFSVPLLSFVLPPIFYIRLCDSKENSNWPKRNLTSLHRAMLCLLVIVGSSCSLVATWTSLEALLSPSDSALNCFEV